AATCCCGCGGCATGAAAGACCTGATTAAGCGCCTGAAGCCTGACTGCTTCGAAGACATGATCGCTCTGGTGGCGCTATTCCGTCCGGGGCCGCTCCAGTCAGGCATGGTGGACAACTTTATCGACCGTAAGCACGGGCGTGAGGAGATTTCCTACCCGGATATCCAGTGGCAGCACGAGTCGCTGAAGCCCGTTTTGGAGCCCACCTACGGCATCATCCTGTATCAAGAACAGGTTATGCAGATTGCTCAGGTGCTGGCTGGCTACACTCTGGGCGGTGCGGACATGCTGCGCCGCGCAATGGGTAAGAAAAAGCCGGAGGAGATGGCCAAACAGCGCTCGGTGTTTGAAGAGGGCTCAATTAATAACGGCGTCGACGGCGAGCTGTCGATGAAGATCTTTGACCTGGTGGAAAAGTTCGCCGGGTACGGTTTTAACAAGTCACACTCCGCCGCCTATGCGCTGGTGTCTTATCAAACTCTATGGCTGAAAACCCACTATCCCGCCGAGTTTATGGCGGCGGTAATGACTGCCGATATGGACAACACCGAGAAGGTAGTAGGGCTGGTGGATGAATGCCTGCGCATGGGGCTGAAAGTGCTTCCGCCGGATATTAACAGCGGCCTGTACCATTTCCACGTTAACGACGACGGTGAGATTGTTTACGGCATTGGCGCTATTAAAGGCGTTGGTGAAGGACCCATTGAGGCCATTATTGAGGCACGCAATCAGGGCGGCTATTTCAAAGAGCTGTTTGACCTGTGCGCCCGCTCCGACATGAAGCGCCTCAACAAGCGGGTGCTTGAAAAGCTGATTATGGCAGGAGCCTTCGACCGCCTTGGCCCACACCGCGCCGCGCTTATGCATTCACTGACCGAAGCGATGAAGGCGGCGGATCAGCACGCCAAAGCGGAAGCGCTGGGGCAGGCAGACATGTTCGGCGTGCTGGCGGAAGAGCCTGAGCACGTTGAAAAGGCCTACGCCAACGTAGCGCCGTGGCCTGAACAGGTGATTCTGGACGGCGAGCGTGAAACGCTGGGGCTATACTTAACTGGCCACCCGATTACCCAGTACCTGAGGGAGCTCGAGCGCTACACCGGCGGTGTGCGCCTGAAAGACATGCACCCAACGGAACGGGGCAAGATGACCATGGCTGCCGGGTTGTCCATTGGCGCCAGAGTGATGACCACCAAGCGGGGTAACAGAATTGGCATCTGTACGCTCGATGATCGTTCCGGTCGCCTTGAAGTCATGTTATTCTCTGAGGCACTTGAAAAATACCAGCACCTGCTGGAGAAAGACCGCGTCCTGATTGCAACCGGACAGGTCAGCTTTGATGATTTTAGCGGCGGGCTTAAAATGATGGTCCGCGAATTGATGGACATCAGTGAAGCGCGGGAAAAGTATGCCCGCGGCCTTGCCATTTCGTTAACGGACGGGCAAATTGATGACCAGCTGTTAAACCGTCTTCGCGAATCGTTGGAACCGCATCGATCGGGGACGATTCCAGTCCATCTGTATTATCAGAGAGAAGACGCAAGGGCGAGACTGCGCTTTGGCGCCGCGTGGCGCGTGACGCCGAGCGAAAGCCTGCTTATCGACCTGCGGAAGCTGCTTGGTAACGCCCAGGTTGAATTGGAATTTGAATAAAATAGGAATGCTATGAGCCTGAATTTTCTGGATTTTGAACAACCGATTGCCGAGCTGGAAGCGAAAATCGACTCGCTGAAGTCAATCGGTCTTCAAGACGAAAAGCTGGATATTAACCTTGATGAAGAGGTTAAGCGTCTGCGCGAAAAGAGCCTTGAGCTGACCCAAAAGATCTTCTCGGAACTGGGTGCCTGGCAGATTGCCCAACTGGCACGCCACCCGCGTCGCCCTTATACGCTGGACTATATCAGCCACATCTTTACTGACTTCGACGAGCTGGCCGGGGATCGCGCCTATGCTGACGATAAGGCTATCGTTGGGGGCATCGCCCGTTTGGATGGTCGCCCGGTGATGATTATTGGTCATCAAAAGGGCCGCGAAACGAAAGAGAAAATTCGCCGCAACTTCGGCATGCCCGCGCCGGAAGGCTACCGTAAGGCGCTGCGCTTAATGGAAATGGCCGAGCGCTTTAACCTGCCGATTATTACCTTTATCGACACGCCGGGCGCCTATCCGGGCGTTGGTGCGGAAGAGCGCGGCCAGTCCGAAGCCATCGCTCGCAACCTGCGGGAAATGTCTCGCCTGAGCGTACCGGTTGTTTGCACCGTGATCGGCGAAGGCGGCTCCGGCGGCGCGCTGGCCATTGGCGTTGGCGACAAGGTCAACATGCTGCAGTACAGCACCTACTCTGTTATCTCTCCGGAAGGCTGCGCCTCTATCCTGTGGAAGAGCGCCGACAAGGCTCCTTTGGCGGCTGAAGCCATGGGCATTATCGCGCCGCGCCTAAAAGAGCTGAAACTGATCGACACCGTGATCCAAGAGCCTCTGGGCGGCGCACACCGCAATCCAGAAGAGATGGCGGCGAGCCTGAAAGCGCAGCTTATTGCCGATTTGGACGACTTGGCACCGCTGGATAAAGACATGCTGCTTGACCGTCGCTACCAGCGTTTGATGAGCTACGGCTACTGCTGATTTTTTAAGCTGGTTTAGTTTTTATAAAACTGCCCTTGGACTTTTCCGGGGCAGTTTTTTATTGCCTGAATTTTGGTAAGCCCCTTTTCTCTTATCCCACTTCTTTCGTATTCCGAGTGTTTCAAAAGGTCGTTGTAATTTGTTATGTTATATTATAACATAAATAAGTTGATAATAGTTATTATTAACATCGAATCATAAGCGCCCGCGTGAGAACGAGCGCTAACTTTTGGCATAGAAAAGGAGATACAGAACGATGAAACTGCGTTTGTTCACAGCGGTATGCGGAGTGGCGTTTTTGAACGCCCCTGCGCTGGCACATGAGCTTTGGATTAATGTCGCTAGCGTTCCAGCAGGGCAGCCGATCGTCGTTGACGTCGGCTACGGTGATCACTTCCCCGAGCCTGAAGCGATTGCCGCTGACCGACTGGCGATCTTCTCTCCCGCCAGGCTGGTGGGCTCAGCAGGGGAGGTAGCCCTTGAACAGAAGGGGGAAAACTACCGTTACGAAAGCACAAAGCCTGCTGCTGAGGGCAGCTATTTGGGGATTGCTTCGTATAACCCTACCTACTGGTCGAAAAATAAAGACGGCTGGAAGCAGCAGTCCCGTAAAGAGATGACCGACGCCTCCTACTGCCAGCTGGCATCGATGTACGGCAAAACGGTGATGAACGTCGGCAGCGGAAGTGACTTAACGCTAATTAGTCGCCCTCAGGGAATTCCGTTGGAGATCGTGCCCCTAGCCAATCCGGCGTTGCTAAAGAGCGGGCAGAGCTTCCCGGTTGAGCTGCGCTATCAGGGCAAGCCGCTGGTTAACCATAAGGTCAGTGCCAGCTACGCCGGTTATGAAGATCCGAAACACAGCCATAAGCACGGTGACCATCGCCATCTGGAAGCCGCATTTAGCGCAAAAACCGATAATAGCGGTCAGCTGAATGTACCGATTAACCGTGATGGATACTGGGTTATTTTTGCCGATAAAGTTACGCCGATTGCCGATAAAAGCCTGTGCGATGAAGAAAAGGTAAAAACCACGTTTACCTTTAATGTAGGGAAATAAGCGCTAAAGCGGTGATGCTTTATGCAGTAGGCGGCCGAATGCGGCCGCTCTTTCTTACAGCGGGTCGATCTGGTGAGGGAAGGTTCCCTGCCGATAGGCTTCCCAAAGAAAGGCCATCGACCAGCTTTCCCTTTCCTCTTCTCCTAGTGCCATGCTTTTGGCGACCAGTTCCATGTCGTCAGACACTCTTGCCGCGGCGTCAGCGTCTTGAACGGCGCGATAGGCGCCTTTGAACGCCAGTTCCCGAAGCCTGTCGATAAGTCTATTTATCTCTTCGTGAAAGCGTTTCTGTTCCAGACGATGGTACTCTGCCATCCAGCGATCGTCGAAGTCGGCTTCGTCCCTTGCATCGAGCTCGCTGTATAAATCAATGTGTTGTAGAAAATCGAAGAAGGTTGGGGAAGATATTTGTGATTCTACTTCTGTCAGGCGGAGTATTGCCGTATTCATATGAAGGCCCCGCAGTTGGCTTATTTGAAATGAAAAAATAGCGGCAGTTGCCCGCCGCTATTTAGCTCAAGACTTTCCCTTCGGCAGCTCAAGCGGAATCGATTCAAATAGGAATCGGTCAAAAGTCGGCTGTTCGTTGTACTCCAGCTGTTTAGTGACTCGAAGCTTGATGTTCTCCAGGTGCTGCCACATGCTTTGGCGCGCGGCGATAGGGTCTTTGCGCTGAAGGGCGGCAACAATCTCTTCGTGCTCAGCAAAACCCTTGCGGCTGTACTCTTCCTGATCGGACTCTTTTGTCAGCGTTTGCCAAAGGGGATCGCGATTGCGGACGTCCCAAATGTAGCGGACGATTTCCGCCAGCATGGCGTTTTGCGTCGAGGCGGCAATGGCGCAGTGGAACTGGGCATCCAGAGACTGGTCTGGTGGAGAGTCCAGCAGCTTCTTTTCCTGCTCAAGAATTTCATACAGCTTGGCAAGATCGCTTTTCACTATCTGAGTGGCGGCGAAGGCGGTGATGCTGGTTTCGATAAGCTGCCGAGCCTGCAGCAGCTCGAACGGACCGGCCTTGCCGTCGAGAAAGGAATTAATGACGGTTTCGTTTTTTAATACGTACACGCCGGAGCTTTTTCGGATATCGATAAAGCCTTCGGCCTCCAATAAAATCATCGCTTCACGAATAACGGCGCGGCCAACGCCAAATGTTTCAGAAAGCGTTCTTTCAGTAGGTAATTTATCACCGACTTTATAAACGCCGTCTGATAGCTGTTGTTTTATTGCTGTTGCAATTTCTTTATATAAACGTTTATCAGTCATGTGTTTTAATCCTTTGATTTGCTCAATTATCAGCACATTCCGTTAGAACGTCAAGCAAAGCGGCACTCAGACGGCAGCTGGCGTAGCGTGGTGTCATGAGAGGGAGTTTCTGAGGGGAATCTACGGAAAGATAAGAGTAGTTTTTCATGAAGCAATGCTAAGCGTAATAGATAGGTGGATATATTCTATTTCTAATTTAAAGGTAATTAGTCACTGTTATTATATTTCTAGTTTTTATTATGTTGCGGCTTGCTTTATTAAATGCGTTTAAATGAGAGTGGTTATATTTTCAAATAGAGTAATGGATTTGGTGCAAGTTTTACGAATGGCTCAGGTGCAGTCTGATGGAACGCATTACGCTCCGGCCTCAGGGCCGGAGCTCTGATTCGCTATGCTCTACCGCCGTTTGCTACCGCGTCAATCAGCGCCTGCACCTGCCTCTGCTTGCTGGCG
This DNA window, taken from Leminorella richardii, encodes the following:
- the accA gene encoding acetyl-CoA carboxylase carboxyl transferase subunit alpha codes for the protein MSLNFLDFEQPIAELEAKIDSLKSIGLQDEKLDINLDEEVKRLREKSLELTQKIFSELGAWQIAQLARHPRRPYTLDYISHIFTDFDELAGDRAYADDKAIVGGIARLDGRPVMIIGHQKGRETKEKIRRNFGMPAPEGYRKALRLMEMAERFNLPIITFIDTPGAYPGVGAEERGQSEAIARNLREMSRLSVPVVCTVIGEGGSGGALAIGVGDKVNMLQYSTYSVISPEGCASILWKSADKAPLAAEAMGIIAPRLKELKLIDTVIQEPLGGAHRNPEEMAASLKAQLIADLDDLAPLDKDMLLDRRYQRLMSYGYC
- a CDS encoding DUF4198 domain-containing protein, yielding MKLRLFTAVCGVAFLNAPALAHELWINVASVPAGQPIVVDVGYGDHFPEPEAIAADRLAIFSPARLVGSAGEVALEQKGENYRYESTKPAAEGSYLGIASYNPTYWSKNKDGWKQQSRKEMTDASYCQLASMYGKTVMNVGSGSDLTLISRPQGIPLEIVPLANPALLKSGQSFPVELRYQGKPLVNHKVSASYAGYEDPKHSHKHGDHRHLEAAFSAKTDNSGQLNVPINRDGYWVIFADKVTPIADKSLCDEEKVKTTFTFNVGK
- a CDS encoding FCD domain-containing protein, which codes for MTDKRLYKEIATAIKQQLSDGVYKVGDKLPTERTLSETFGVGRAVIREAMILLEAEGFIDIRKSSGVYVLKNETVINSFLDGKAGPFELLQARQLIETSITAFAATQIVKSDLAKLYEILEQEKKLLDSPPDQSLDAQFHCAIAASTQNAMLAEIVRYIWDVRNRDPLWQTLTKESDQEEYSRKGFAEHEEIVAALQRKDPIAARQSMWQHLENIKLRVTKQLEYNEQPTFDRFLFESIPLELPKGKS